Proteins encoded together in one Balaenoptera ricei isolate mBalRic1 chromosome 2, mBalRic1.hap2, whole genome shotgun sequence window:
- the LOC132359104 gene encoding zinc finger and SCAN domain-containing protein 20-like isoform X2, producing MHWGYEETNIFLGILSESWIHEKLRMCHRNRQVYRIVAERLRERGFLRTLEQCRYRFKNLQTNYRKARSTHVLGTCPFYNKMDALMCPQAATPIPEVAGGLLGQKYRDVEQEELQRAYWEQEEAMLAKAMLEGGSEKQGWNQGHPAASLEEGHSGAIMEDSEGGELGTEEASGSPGIPALFWSPTGVLDCG from the exons ATGCACTGGGGCTACGAGGAAACCAACATTTTCCTGGGAATTCTCAGTGAGTCCTGGATTCATGAGAAGCTCCGTATGTGCCATCGGAACCGCCAGGTGTACCGGATTGTGGCTGAGCGGCTGCGAGAGCGGGGCTTCCTGCGGACCCTGGAGCAGTGTCGTTACCGGTTCAAAAACCTCCAGACCAACTACCGCAAAGCTAGGAGCACCCACGTGCTAGGAACCTGCCCCTTCTACAACAAGATGGATGCCCTGATGTGTCCACAGGCCGCCACCCCCATTCCAGAGGTGGCCGGGGGTCTGCTTGGGCAGAAGTACCGTGACGTGGAGCAGGAAGAACTGCAGAGGGCTTACTGGGAGCAGGAGGAGGCGATGCTGGCCAAGGCCATGTTAGAAGGTGGGTCAGAGAAGCAGGGGTGGAACCAAGGCCATCCAGCAGCATCTTTAGAAGAAGGGCATTCAGGAGCCATAATGGAGGATTCTGAGGGGGGAGAACTGGGCACTGAAGAAGCGTCTGGAAGCCCTGGTATCCCAGCCCTGTTTTGGAGTCCTACTG GTGTACTGGATTGTGGCTGA
- the LOC132359104 gene encoding zinc finger and SCAN domain-containing protein 20-like isoform X1 — protein sequence MHWGYEETNIFLGILSESWIHEKLRMCHRNRQVYRIVAERLRERGFLRTLEQCRYRFKNLQTNYRKARSTHVLGTCPFYNKMDALMCPQAATPIPEVAGGLLGQKYRDVEQEELQRAYWEQEEAMLAKAMLEGGSEKQGWNQGHPAASLEEGHSGAIMEDSEGGELGTEEASGSPGIPALFWSPTGKPLSPARREGSGC from the coding sequence ATGCACTGGGGCTACGAGGAAACCAACATTTTCCTGGGAATTCTCAGTGAGTCCTGGATTCATGAGAAGCTCCGTATGTGCCATCGGAACCGCCAGGTGTACCGGATTGTGGCTGAGCGGCTGCGAGAGCGGGGCTTCCTGCGGACCCTGGAGCAGTGTCGTTACCGGTTCAAAAACCTCCAGACCAACTACCGCAAAGCTAGGAGCACCCACGTGCTAGGAACCTGCCCCTTCTACAACAAGATGGATGCCCTGATGTGTCCACAGGCCGCCACCCCCATTCCAGAGGTGGCCGGGGGTCTGCTTGGGCAGAAGTACCGTGACGTGGAGCAGGAAGAACTGCAGAGGGCTTACTGGGAGCAGGAGGAGGCGATGCTGGCCAAGGCCATGTTAGAAGGTGGGTCAGAGAAGCAGGGGTGGAACCAAGGCCATCCAGCAGCATCTTTAGAAGAAGGGCATTCAGGAGCCATAATGGAGGATTCTGAGGGGGGAGAACTGGGCACTGAAGAAGCGTCTGGAAGCCCTGGTATCCCAGCCCTGTTTTGGAGTCCTACTGGTAAGCCCCTATCACCAGCAAGACGGGAGGGCTCTGGCTGTTAG